A genomic stretch from Malus domestica chromosome 15, GDT2T_hap1 includes:
- the LOC103455755 gene encoding copper transporter 5.1, with protein sequence MMHMTFYWSRQVTLLFDSWKTNTWTSYSLTLLACLIVPAFYQYLENLRVRIKRAASSSSPKSESDSPIRTPLLAAKLGGAGGRFSAWRLAESVLFGVNSAIGYMIMLAIMSFNGGVFVAIVVGLAIGYLAFRSGDDDVVGAVVETDNPCACA encoded by the coding sequence ATGATGCACATGACCTTCTACTGGAGCCGGCAGGTCACGCTCCTCTTTGACTCGTGGAAAACCAACACGTGGACGAGCTACTCCCTCACGCTGCTCGCCTGCCTCATCGTCCCGGCCTTCTACCAGTACCTCGAGAATCTGCGGGTGCGGATCAAGCGCGCAGCCTCCTCGTCTTCCCCGAAATCGGAGTCCGACTCGCCGATCCGGACCCCGCTGCTCGCCGCCAAGCTCGGCGGTGCCGGAGGAAGGTTCTCGGCGTGGCGGCTGGCGGAGAGCGTGCTTTTCGGAGTCAACTCGGCGATCGGGTACATGATTATGCTGGCGATCATGTCGTTTAACGGCGGAGTGTTCGTGGCCATCGTTGTGGGGCTGGCGATTGGTTACTTGGCGTTTCGGAGTGGGGACGATGACGTGGTGGGTGCGGTGGTGGAGACTGATAATCCGTGTGCGTGTGCTTAG
- the LOC103455754 gene encoding G-protein coupled receptor 1-like isoform X1 produces MGETGQVAGGLTAYDREVLTAVNAGAASLSFVGSGFIVLCYVLFKELRKFSFKLVFYLALSDMLCSFFSMVGDPSRGFFCYLHGYSTHFFYVASFLWTTTIAFTLHRTVVRHKTDVEDMEAMFHLYVWGTSLVVTVVRSIGNNHSHLGTWCWSQSGRTGKALNRWGYYPLILIGSWAFSTINRIHDFIEPSHKIFWLSVLDVGTAALMGLFNSIAYGLNSSVRRAIYERLDLFWPDRLKRWFPNSSKFRNQQQESELVALTNEDEH; encoded by the exons ATGGGGGAGACGGGGCAAGTCGCCGGAGGTCTGACGGCGTACGATCGCGAAGTCTTGACGGCAGTTAACGCCGGAGCGGCGAGCCTATCGTTCGTCGGGTCGGGGTTCATCGTCCTCTGCTACGTCCTCTTCAAAGAGCTCCGCAAGTTCTCCTTCAAGCTCGTCTTCTACCTCGCGCTCTCC GATATGCTTTGTAGCTTCTTCAGCATGGTTGG GGATCCATCCAGAGGATTTTTCTGTTACTTGCACGGCTAcagtactcatttcttctatgTAGCGTCTTTCTTATGGACTACCACGATCGCTTTTACACTCCACCGCACAGTTGTTAGACACAAAACTGATGTTGAAGATATGGAGGCAATGTTTCATTTGTATGTTTGGG GGACTTCATTAGTTGTGACAGTTGTGCGCTCTATTGGGAATAACCATAGCCACCTAGGTACATGGTGTTGGTCACAATCAGGGCGTACTGGAAAG GCTTTGAACCGGTGGGGGTACTATCCGCTCATCCTGATAGGATCATGGGCTTTTAGCACAATCAACCGCATTCATGACTTTATTGAACCAAGTCATAAAATATTTTGGCTCTCAGTTCTTGATGTTGGGACAGCTGCACTCATG GGCCTGTTCAACTCCATAGCCTATGGCTTGAACTCCTCAGTGCGACGGGCAATATATGAAAGATTGGATTT GTTCTGGCCAGACAGGCTTAAAAGATGGTTCCCCAACAGTTCAAAGTTTAGGAACCAACAGCAAGAGAGTGAACTAGTGGCGCTGACAAATGAAGATGAGCACTAG
- the LOC103455754 gene encoding G-protein coupled receptor 1-like, translating into MGETGQVAGGLTAYDREVLTAVNAGAASLSFVGSGFIVLCYVLFKELRKFSFKLVFYLALSDMLCSFFSMVGDPSRGFFCYLHGYSTHFFYVASFLWTTTIAFTLHRTVVRHKTDVEDMEAMFHLYVWGTSLVVTVVRSIGNNHSHLGTWCWSQSGRTGKALHLVTFYMPLWGAILYNGFTYFQVISMLKNARRMAAGMSDRTYQSDSRAEMKALNRWGYYPLILIGSWAFSTINRIHDFIEPSHKIFWLSVLDVGTAALMGLFNSIAYGLNSSVRRAIYERLDLFWPDRLKRWFPNSSKFRNQQQESELVALTNEDEH; encoded by the exons ATGGGGGAGACGGGGCAAGTCGCCGGAGGTCTGACGGCGTACGATCGCGAAGTCTTGACGGCAGTTAACGCCGGAGCGGCGAGCCTATCGTTCGTCGGGTCGGGGTTCATCGTCCTCTGCTACGTCCTCTTCAAAGAGCTCCGCAAGTTCTCCTTCAAGCTCGTCTTCTACCTCGCGCTCTCC GATATGCTTTGTAGCTTCTTCAGCATGGTTGG GGATCCATCCAGAGGATTTTTCTGTTACTTGCACGGCTAcagtactcatttcttctatgTAGCGTCTTTCTTATGGACTACCACGATCGCTTTTACACTCCACCGCACAGTTGTTAGACACAAAACTGATGTTGAAGATATGGAGGCAATGTTTCATTTGTATGTTTGGG GGACTTCATTAGTTGTGACAGTTGTGCGCTCTATTGGGAATAACCATAGCCACCTAGGTACATGGTGTTGGTCACAATCAGGGCGTACTGGAAAG GCGCTTCACCTTGTAACATTTTATATGCCACTTTGGGGTGCAATTCTTTACAATGGTTTTACATATTTTCAAGTGATAAGCATGCTGAAGAATGCGAGACGT ATGGCAGCTGGCATGTCAGATCGGACTTACCAATCAGATTCTAGAGCAGAAATGAAG GCTTTGAACCGGTGGGGGTACTATCCGCTCATCCTGATAGGATCATGGGCTTTTAGCACAATCAACCGCATTCATGACTTTATTGAACCAAGTCATAAAATATTTTGGCTCTCAGTTCTTGATGTTGGGACAGCTGCACTCATG GGCCTGTTCAACTCCATAGCCTATGGCTTGAACTCCTCAGTGCGACGGGCAATATATGAAAGATTGGATTT GTTCTGGCCAGACAGGCTTAAAAGATGGTTCCCCAACAGTTCAAAGTTTAGGAACCAACAGCAAGAGAGTGAACTAGTGGCGCTGACAAATGAAGATGAGCACTAG